In the genome of Halodesulfovibrio sp. MK-HDV, the window AAAGATTGGCTTGCCTCCGGTCTTGATCCTGAAAAATGTACAATCTTCCAGCAGTCCGCAGTGAAAGAACATGCAGAACTGCACCTGCTGCTGTCCATGATCACCCCACTTGGCTGGCTCGAACGTTGCCCTACATACAAAGAGCAGCGTGACCAGATCAGCAATAAGGACCTCGGCAACTACGGTTTCCTTGGCTACCCTGTGCTCATGGCTACTGATATTCTTATGTACCGCCCAACGTATGTACCTGTTGGTCAGGATCAGCTGCCGCATATCGAAATGACACGCGAAATCGCACGTCGTTTCAACCATATGTACGACTGTAACATCTTCCCTGAACCTGAAGGTAAGCTGACTCCTGAAGCAAAACTTCCGGGTCTTGATGGCCGTAAGATGTCAAAAAGCTACAACAACGGCATCTTCCTTCGCGAAGGTATGGACGACATCCAGCCTAAAGTTCGCGGTATGCTTACTGATAAAAACCGCGTGCGTCGTAAAGATCCAGGCGATCCTGATATCTGTAACCTCTTCCCGTACCATGTACTCATGACTTCTGAAGAGAAACAGGCTGAAGTCCGCAAGGGATGTACCACTGCTGCGATTGGCTGTACTGACTGTAAGAAAATTCTCCTTGAATCCATGGAAGAATTCCTTGCTCCTCTTCAGGAACGTCGCAGAGTTATTGATGCAAATCCAAAGCTCGTTCAGGAAGTACTGGCACACGGTAACGAACGCGCCACTAAAATGGCTCGCGAAACCATGGAAAAGGTTCGTAGCGCTATTAACTTTGATTTTTAGCATCTAAAACTTTTGATGACTTTATGCCTCCGGCGGGCGGGTTTTGCCTCTGCTTCTGGCAAGAAGGGCAAACTCAGCCTTCCAGAGGAATTTGATGTCGTCACGTACAGGACGAACACATATTCGTTCTATGACGACTTCGCATTGCGTAAATTACGACTAATTTGTGGGGTGTTAGAGCCTACACTAGTCGTTCAGTTTTTTAGCAACAATGTGCGGGTCTGTCACAATTCAAGGGAAGTTTTATGTTTGTAGATCCACATGATGCAGGTCCTGATGATGACTCCGCGGTGCAAGACACTTTAGAATATC includes:
- the trpS gene encoding tryptophan--tRNA ligase — protein: MTRIRTVSGMRPTGALHLGHYFGVLKNWVEMQHEMDCYFFVADWHALTSDFANTSGIKTHVTEMVKDWLASGLDPEKCTIFQQSAVKEHAELHLLLSMITPLGWLERCPTYKEQRDQISNKDLGNYGFLGYPVLMATDILMYRPTYVPVGQDQLPHIEMTREIARRFNHMYDCNIFPEPEGKLTPEAKLPGLDGRKMSKSYNNGIFLREGMDDIQPKVRGMLTDKNRVRRKDPGDPDICNLFPYHVLMTSEEKQAEVRKGCTTAAIGCTDCKKILLESMEEFLAPLQERRRVIDANPKLVQEVLAHGNERATKMARETMEKVRSAINFDF